One window of Psychrobacillus sp. FSL H8-0483 genomic DNA carries:
- a CDS encoding S-layer homology domain-containing protein encodes MGDWYLGLAAELGIISGKDENGKTVFAPKDNATRAQAAKMLYFLIETF; translated from the coding sequence GTGGGTGACTGGTACCTTGGCTTAGCAGCAGAGCTAGGCATCATTAGCGGAAAAGACGAAAATGGCAAAACTGTTTTCGCACCGAAAGACAACGCAACACGTGCACAAGCGGCAAAAATGCTTTATTTCTTAATAGAAACATTTTAA
- a CDS encoding endonuclease, which yields MSKRNWKKPINAFLSASLIASLVLPAMPTKAVAATSATDLIISEYIEGGNFNKAIELYNGTGKAVDLSAYSLEGYMNGNASSPLKVNLTGSLDHGKTYVINHKDAHADIKSKGNQVDSNVINFNGDDAIVLKKANEVVDSFGQVGVDPGTSWGTTIKTADFTLVRKSSITSGDTNPNDAFDPATEWIGYPKDTLTYIGSHDMDGSTDPDPTDPVAVTSATITGTAKVGETLTASANEGATNVKYQWQVADTAEGTYTNIDGATNATLVLAAEQESKFIKVTISGDEESSITSEATGQVAAADPETPVEVMSIADARAQKTGEVTVKGIVTAKLKNTIHIQDESAAIAVRPTSLNVQLGDEITVDGSLGEYNGLLQLTGTLVGTPVSKTVPNPEVLTGAQLNETNESKLATVNNVTISGASQNYTGTDAAGTTFTVRDENSNLGLVAGSTYESITGIVQEFNGTYQIIPRSTQDIVEDSSVIKPAVATPGSGTFVGSTTVTLSTTTAGAEIYFTLNGSEPTVESTKYVNPIEIKENTTVMAIVKTQEGTLSEVSTFDYTITDSLQIHDIQGANHKSSFDGQTVENIQGVVTYSFKLGTANYYHIQTPDALADTDAKTSEAILLYSGNNAWPIQVGDLVSVTGKVSEYVYDGYAGNERQLTDMKTTQINVRNDQGGKVEVVQTGVELPKPIIIDETNLPTQSIDSDQLAQFNPEVDALDFWESIEGMRVEVGNVKAVAPQEHGDIVTVLESKHTNSLQGGILLEKDNQNADRIQFRLEPNNTARNFEVATGDKFTGTINGVVGYSFQNYKIYVSLDEMTQKHSKGTAKPEQTKIVKEDDKLTIASYNLENFSNNTQSTTVDKAKKLARAIAKDMQGPDIVGVTEVQDNNGQDAGDSKANQSYQRLITEIENAGGPKYEYLNIDPVNNQDGGAPNANIRVGFLYNPERVSLPEGINAGNATEAVGYENGKLTLNPGRIDPTNAAFNSSRKPLAAQFEFQGESVVVIANHWNSKNGDTPLFGSQQPPVYGSETQRKEIANLVSNFVKDIKTKNPDANVVSLGDFNDFQFSEALKIHEGDHMTNMINKVETSDRYTYVFQGNSQVLDHILVSNNLAAKTKIDILHVNADFTDMAGRASDHDPVMVQIDLLAGDVVAPIEAEKVYNLKGFATKKLNLASPSIAVSVDETSIISEGVFVKGEYAELTGAGFKDLTVTINPNKAGAIVDFKGTEVKEVIIDGTNVKEIRGAENIKSIKFINGASAETIKITNVEGDLIEVPSLPNGNKAPIVKKEIPNATIKAGESISIILTDHFSDPENDKLTFTSTKGTINYATSTLTLNLEAGDHIVGVTANDGKNSVTSRFTVKVTAESGSTDAYYQTAIGKEGLALKVALHEIIDDHKQLTYDGAWEALKETDEDPNNKSNVILFYSGISRSKSLNGGDVGDWNREHTWAKSHGNFGTSMGPGTDIHHLRPTDVTINSTRGNLDFDNGGSPVKNCNGCYKTSNSFEPPNRVKGDVARILFYMATRYEQGDRVDLELNEKLNNGTNPYHGKLSILLKWNELDPVDDFERNRNNVIQKWQGNRNPFIDHPEWANVIWKK from the coding sequence ATGAGTAAAAGGAATTGGAAAAAGCCAATAAATGCTTTTCTATCTGCTAGTTTAATAGCAAGTCTAGTACTGCCAGCGATGCCAACAAAAGCTGTAGCTGCTACAAGTGCAACCGATTTGATTATTTCGGAGTATATTGAGGGTGGAAATTTTAATAAGGCTATTGAACTTTACAACGGGACAGGAAAAGCTGTTGATTTAAGTGCCTACTCTTTAGAAGGTTATATGAATGGTAACGCTTCTTCACCATTAAAAGTAAATCTAACAGGTTCATTAGATCACGGGAAAACCTATGTTATTAATCATAAAGATGCACATGCTGATATTAAAAGTAAAGGTAATCAAGTAGATTCAAACGTAATTAATTTTAACGGCGATGATGCAATCGTTCTAAAAAAAGCAAATGAAGTCGTTGATTCCTTTGGACAAGTAGGTGTAGACCCTGGGACTTCATGGGGAACAACTATAAAAACAGCCGACTTTACACTTGTTAGAAAAAGTTCTATTACATCTGGTGATACGAATCCTAATGATGCATTTGATCCAGCTACAGAATGGATTGGTTATCCAAAAGATACGTTAACTTATATTGGCTCCCACGATATGGACGGCTCAACAGATCCAGATCCAACTGATCCAGTAGCAGTAACTTCAGCTACAATCACTGGAACGGCTAAAGTAGGAGAAACTTTAACTGCTTCAGCAAATGAAGGAGCAACAAATGTAAAGTATCAATGGCAAGTAGCTGATACAGCAGAAGGCACTTACACAAATATTGATGGAGCTACAAATGCAACATTAGTATTAGCTGCAGAACAAGAAAGTAAATTTATCAAAGTTACCATTAGTGGTGACGAGGAGTCATCTATTACAAGTGAAGCAACAGGACAAGTAGCTGCAGCAGATCCAGAAACACCTGTTGAAGTAATGTCAATCGCTGATGCACGTGCGCAGAAAACTGGTGAAGTAACGGTAAAAGGTATCGTAACAGCGAAATTAAAAAACACGATTCATATTCAAGATGAATCAGCAGCAATTGCAGTTCGTCCAACATCTCTCAATGTTCAACTTGGTGATGAAATTACGGTTGACGGTTCATTAGGTGAATATAATGGTTTATTGCAACTAACAGGAACACTGGTGGGTACCCCAGTATCAAAAACAGTGCCAAATCCAGAAGTACTTACTGGTGCACAACTTAACGAAACGAACGAATCAAAGTTAGCAACAGTAAATAATGTAACAATTTCAGGAGCATCTCAGAACTATACAGGTACGGATGCAGCTGGTACTACATTTACTGTTCGTGATGAGAATAGTAACTTAGGATTAGTAGCTGGTTCAACATACGAGTCAATCACAGGTATCGTTCAAGAGTTTAATGGGACTTATCAAATCATTCCACGCTCTACTCAAGATATCGTGGAGGATAGCTCCGTAATAAAACCAGCAGTTGCAACTCCAGGTAGTGGAACATTTGTTGGAAGTACAACTGTAACATTATCTACAACTACAGCAGGTGCTGAGATTTATTTCACGCTAAATGGTTCGGAACCAACTGTAGAGAGTACTAAATACGTGAATCCAATTGAAATTAAAGAAAACACAACAGTTATGGCAATCGTGAAAACTCAAGAAGGTACATTAAGTGAAGTATCAACATTTGACTATACAATCACAGATAGCCTACAAATCCACGACATTCAAGGGGCTAACCACAAATCATCATTTGACGGTCAAACTGTAGAAAATATACAAGGTGTTGTAACATATTCTTTCAAACTAGGTACTGCAAATTACTACCATATACAAACACCAGACGCACTTGCTGATACTGATGCAAAAACGTCTGAAGCAATTTTACTTTACAGTGGAAATAATGCTTGGCCTATTCAAGTAGGGGATTTAGTATCCGTTACTGGTAAAGTAAGTGAGTATGTTTATGATGGATATGCTGGTAACGAACGTCAATTAACTGATATGAAAACAACGCAAATCAATGTTCGTAATGATCAAGGTGGAAAAGTGGAAGTCGTTCAAACAGGTGTTGAATTGCCAAAACCAATCATTATTGACGAAACTAACCTACCTACTCAATCTATTGACAGTGATCAACTAGCACAATTTAACCCAGAGGTAGACGCACTTGATTTCTGGGAAAGTATTGAAGGAATGCGTGTAGAAGTTGGAAATGTGAAAGCAGTTGCTCCACAAGAGCACGGAGATATAGTAACAGTTCTTGAAAGCAAACATACAAATTCTTTACAAGGTGGAATTTTGCTAGAAAAAGATAACCAAAACGCAGATCGTATTCAATTCCGTTTAGAGCCAAACAATACAGCGCGTAATTTTGAAGTGGCGACTGGTGATAAATTTACAGGGACGATCAATGGAGTAGTTGGTTATTCATTCCAAAACTATAAAATTTACGTTTCTTTAGATGAGATGACCCAAAAGCATTCAAAAGGAACAGCAAAACCAGAACAAACAAAGATTGTTAAAGAAGATGACAAATTAACGATTGCTTCTTATAACTTAGAAAATTTCTCAAATAACACACAGTCAACGACAGTTGATAAAGCAAAAAAATTAGCAAGAGCTATTGCAAAAGATATGCAAGGTCCTGATATTGTTGGAGTGACTGAAGTTCAAGATAATAATGGTCAAGATGCTGGTGATTCAAAAGCAAACCAAAGTTATCAAAGGCTAATCACTGAGATTGAAAATGCAGGCGGGCCGAAATATGAGTATTTGAATATCGACCCAGTGAACAACCAAGACGGTGGTGCACCTAATGCTAATATCCGTGTGGGCTTCTTATACAATCCTGAACGTGTATCTTTACCAGAAGGAATTAATGCTGGAAATGCAACAGAAGCAGTTGGTTACGAAAATGGGAAGTTAACGTTAAACCCTGGCCGTATCGATCCAACAAATGCTGCATTCAATAGCAGTCGTAAACCATTAGCAGCACAATTTGAATTCCAAGGTGAAAGCGTTGTTGTTATTGCGAACCATTGGAACTCAAAAAATGGAGACACTCCATTATTCGGTTCACAACAACCTCCTGTCTATGGAAGTGAAACACAACGTAAAGAAATTGCAAACTTAGTGTCTAATTTTGTTAAGGACATTAAAACAAAAAATCCAGATGCGAACGTTGTATCTCTTGGTGACTTTAATGACTTCCAATTCTCTGAAGCATTAAAAATCCACGAAGGCGATCACATGACAAATATGATCAACAAAGTAGAAACGTCTGATCGTTACACATATGTATTCCAAGGTAATTCTCAAGTACTAGATCATATTTTAGTATCAAACAACTTAGCAGCTAAAACAAAAATTGATATTCTTCATGTCAATGCTGACTTTACAGATATGGCAGGACGTGCAAGTGACCATGACCCAGTAATGGTTCAAATCGATTTACTTGCTGGCGATGTTGTTGCACCGATTGAAGCTGAAAAAGTATACAACTTAAAAGGCTTCGCAACAAAAAAATTAAACCTGGCATCTCCAAGTATTGCAGTATCTGTAGATGAAACTTCTATCATTTCAGAAGGAGTTTTCGTAAAAGGAGAATACGCTGAGCTTACAGGTGCTGGATTCAAAGACCTAACTGTGACGATTAATCCAAACAAAGCAGGTGCAATTGTCGACTTCAAAGGCACTGAAGTAAAAGAAGTTATTATTGATGGAACAAATGTAAAAGAAATCCGCGGTGCGGAAAATATCAAGAGCATTAAGTTCATCAACGGTGCAAGTGCAGAAACAATTAAAATTACAAATGTGGAAGGGGACCTCATTGAGGTTCCTTCTTTACCTAATGGCAACAAAGCACCTATAGTGAAAAAAGAGATACCTAACGCAACGATTAAAGCTGGAGAATCCATTTCTATCATATTAACAGATCATTTCTCTGATCCTGAAAATGATAAGCTGACTTTTACTTCTACTAAAGGAACAATCAATTACGCAACTTCAACATTAACGCTGAATCTAGAAGCAGGTGACCACATCGTAGGTGTTACAGCAAACGATGGAAAAAACAGTGTAACTTCAAGGTTTACTGTTAAAGTTACAGCGGAATCAGGCTCAACGGATGCCTATTACCAAACAGCAATCGGCAAAGAAGGTTTAGCGTTAAAAGTTGCTTTACATGAAATTATCGATGACCATAAACAACTTACATACGACGGAGCATGGGAAGCATTGAAAGAAACGGATGAAGATCCTAATAATAAGAGCAATGTTATTTTGTTCTATTCTGGAATTTCTCGTTCTAAAAGTTTAAATGGTGGAGATGTGGGAGATTGGAACCGTGAACACACTTGGGCTAAATCACACGGAAACTTCGGCACGAGCATGGGGCCGGGAACCGATATTCATCACCTTCGTCCAACAGACGTTACAATCAATAGCACTCGAGGTAATTTAGACTTCGATAATGGTGGCAGCCCTGTGAAAAATTGTAATGGATGTTATAAAACATCGAATTCATTTGAACCACCAAATCGTGTAAAAGGCGATGTAGCACGTATCCTGTTCTACATGGCAACTCGCTATGAACAAGGTGATCGAGTAGATTTAGAATTAAACGAAAAGCTAAATAATGGAACAAACCCATACCATGGAAAGCTTTCAATTTTACTAAAATGGAACGAACTGGACCCAGTGGATGATTTCGAAAGAAACAGAAACAACGTCATTCAAAAATGGCAAGGGAACCGCAACCCATTCATCGACCATCCAGAGTGGGCAAACGTTATTTGGAAGAAGTGA
- a CDS encoding S-layer homology domain-containing protein gives MKKNTKMAQKLFKAALATSVATGAMVVLAPVNSDAATTSFKDLKSTSDHYQTVLDLAAKGIIQGYADGTFKPDNTVTRGQAAKIIALAIGLETKDVKNPGFKDIKTDNQYYGPIAALVQAGIITGFEDNTYRPGDTLTRGQMAKIIALAFDLPEEQTISNSFKDVKETHWFKGYVQTLVTHNITKGTTATTFDPGAAVKRGQLASFVVRAEKAIDTGEVVVSLKEGSIELASGTYTLSADLQKVLNVANADALAGAKLKFTAKDGAITSIESLNITKDKVTLDGAGASVAGNVVVSGDSVILKNLTVTGDLKLGNEVKTSFTAEKVTVKGKTTVSNKKALVASLDNQFLAAVANGTSITFNNSTLNDVDIAQSGAKLELKGTGTVKNVTVTTDASVTAASGITISKLAIAAGVKDVSVNANVTTLDVKNTSTKITLSATTKITNLVLPAGVKASDVITNYEAVKANISQIGGVKNPDSSALTPPAGGGGGGGSTGGGGGGTVTPPTQTAQQKLDAAILEGLTSADTKDDTISIVPNGNTFNVTIDVNSTFANFTGLARSIHGKYSPIATLKSITIPYEGVDIVKTFTTNVPFDTAVEEALEDINALTTNTDITLGSPLSLLKGKTISFTVAGTFDNEPVNGTYTFVFAK, from the coding sequence ATGAAAAAAAATACAAAAATGGCTCAAAAACTATTCAAAGCCGCTCTTGCTACTTCAGTTGCAACTGGTGCTATGGTAGTGCTTGCTCCAGTAAATTCAGATGCAGCAACTACTAGTTTCAAAGACCTTAAGTCTACTAGCGATCACTATCAAACTGTACTAGATTTAGCTGCAAAAGGAATCATTCAAGGATATGCAGATGGTACTTTCAAGCCAGACAATACAGTTACACGTGGACAAGCAGCTAAAATTATCGCGCTTGCTATTGGATTAGAAACAAAAGATGTCAAAAATCCCGGTTTCAAAGATATTAAAACAGATAACCAATATTATGGTCCAATCGCTGCACTTGTTCAGGCTGGTATTATCACTGGATTTGAAGACAATACATATCGCCCTGGTGATACATTGACACGTGGTCAAATGGCGAAAATTATTGCTTTAGCGTTTGATCTTCCAGAAGAACAAACAATCAGTAACTCTTTCAAAGATGTAAAAGAAACACATTGGTTCAAAGGATATGTTCAAACACTAGTAACTCACAACATCACGAAAGGAACGACTGCAACAACTTTCGATCCAGGCGCTGCGGTTAAACGTGGGCAATTAGCTTCTTTCGTTGTTCGTGCTGAAAAAGCAATAGACACTGGAGAGGTAGTTGTAAGTTTGAAAGAAGGTTCAATCGAGCTTGCTTCTGGCACATATACACTTTCTGCTGATCTACAAAAAGTATTAAATGTAGCAAATGCGGACGCTTTAGCTGGTGCAAAACTAAAATTCACAGCGAAAGATGGAGCAATCACTTCTATTGAATCATTAAATATTACAAAAGACAAAGTTACACTTGATGGTGCTGGTGCATCAGTAGCGGGCAATGTAGTAGTTAGTGGAGATTCAGTTATCCTTAAAAACCTTACAGTTACAGGTGACTTGAAACTTGGAAATGAAGTAAAAACTAGCTTTACAGCTGAAAAAGTGACAGTTAAAGGAAAAACAACTGTATCTAATAAAAAAGCATTAGTAGCAAGCTTAGACAATCAATTCCTTGCTGCAGTAGCAAATGGTACAAGTATTACTTTCAATAACTCTACTTTAAATGATGTAGACATTGCACAATCAGGCGCGAAGCTTGAGCTTAAAGGTACAGGTACTGTGAAAAATGTAACCGTAACGACAGATGCTTCTGTGACAGCTGCTTCAGGAATTACAATTTCAAAACTTGCAATTGCTGCTGGAGTAAAAGATGTAAGTGTTAATGCGAATGTTACAACATTAGACGTAAAAAATACTTCTACAAAAATAACACTTAGCGCAACAACTAAAATAACAAACCTTGTATTACCAGCTGGTGTAAAAGCTTCAGATGTTATCACAAACTATGAAGCAGTAAAAGCTAACATCTCTCAAATCGGTGGAGTAAAAAATCCTGACTCATCAGCATTAACACCACCAGCAGGCGGCGGCGGTGGTGGTGGTTCAACTGGCGGCGGTGGTGGCGGTACAGTTACACCCCCTACTCAAACAGCTCAACAAAAATTAGATGCAGCAATTCTTGAAGGACTTACTTCAGCTGATACTAAAGATGACACAATATCAATAGTGCCTAATGGGAATACTTTTAACGTCACAATTGATGTTAATAGTACTTTTGCAAACTTTACAGGGTTAGCGAGAAGTATCCATGGTAAGTATTCTCCAATTGCTACATTAAAAAGTATTACAATACCATACGAAGGTGTAGATATAGTAAAAACTTTCACTACTAATGTTCCTTTTGATACTGCAGTAGAAGAAGCACTGGAAGATATTAATGCACTTACTACAAATACCGACATTACATTAGGATCACCACTAAGCCTGCTTAAAGGTAAAACTATTAGCTTTACTGTAGCTGGAACATTTGACAATGAACCTGTAAATGGTACTTACACATTTGTATTTGCGAAATAA